The Etheostoma cragini isolate CJK2018 chromosome 15, CSU_Ecrag_1.0, whole genome shotgun sequence genome window below encodes:
- the mreg gene encoding melanoregulin translates to MGSAFMKLCCCCCYDSGDDDDEDEEKQPLLPQDPLEYFNREVQKRRDEETNLWSEPGDPSHSERDDDRVLYGLLQARNKTRMGSTGYRRLSIGIDAMRDTRREVRDKWKTVMEHLGFTAEADSLLTVSAGASYDRMRNAPAARAMLNTLHTETSLFSSREPPPERYLLILDRLLYLDIAEDFLEKARSFYPPKDDSDEEETGLAINLPLLLARVEAMNGKANEDEDESGGDDGNLSDRS, encoded by the exons ATGGGTTCAGCGTTTATGAagctctgctgctgttgctgctacGATAGTGGTGACGACGATGACGAAGATGAGGAAAAGCAACCGTTATTACC TCAGGATCCGTTGGAGTATTTTAACCGTGAAGTCCAGAAGCGTCGTGATGAGGAGACCAACCTGTGGAGTGAGCCAGGAGACCCCAGCCACTCGGAGAGAGATGATGACCGGGTCCTATACGGCCTGCTGCAGGCCAGGAACAAGACCCGCATGGGATCCACG GGCTATCGCAGACTAAGTATTGGCATCGATGCCATGAGAGATACCCGCCGAGAAGTCAGAGACAAATGGAAGACGGTCATGGAGCACTTAG GTTTCACGGCGGAGGCCGACTCGCTGCTGACGGTGTCTGCTGGAGCCTCATATGACCGTATGCGTAATGCCCCCGCAGCACGTGCCATGCTTAATACGCTCCACACTGAGACTTCCCTCTTCAGCAGCAGAGAGCCACCACCAGAGAGATATCTACTAATCTTG GATCGTCTCCTGTATCTAGATATAGCTGAAGATTTTCTGGAAAAGGCCAGGAGCTTCTATCCTCCAAAGGATGATTCTGACGAGGAGGAGACGGGCCTTGCCATAAACCTGCCGCTGCTGCTGGCCAGGGTGGAGGCCATGAACGGAAAAGCCAATGAAGATGAGGACGAGAGCGGAGGAGATGATGGAAATTTAAGTGACAGATCTTAA
- the tcap gene encoding telethonin — protein MPVNTILEKSNGVVVGAELTCSLREENKAHRESYSADWHSVSLKTQPQDRQTMNMNDNSRRETLSRQWQARPLKQICPSGVFRVGTVERGVREHQLLPKRKTLPLPIFTPAELGVRLGRGAPHTEVDLHIFPTPDGVCPSKRTVDEITRDLPPVKPTLMEFFKAPRDLGRSMSQEAQRG, from the exons ATGCCAGTCAATACCATCCTGGAGAAGAGTAACGGTGTGGTGGTGGGAGCTGAGCTGACCTGCAGCCTACGGGAGGAGAACAAGGCTCACAGGGAGAGCTACAGCGCTGACTGGCATAGTGTCAGTCTCAAGACTCAGCCTCAGGACAG GCAGACAATGAACATGAATGACAACTCTCGTAGGGAAACTCTTTCCCGGCAGTGGCAAGCCCGTCCGCTGAAACAAATCTGCCCCTCTGGTGTCTTCAGAGTGGGCACTGTGGAAAGAGGGGTGAGGGAGCACCAGCTACTGCCAAAGAGAAAAACCCTCCCCTTGCCAATCTTCACCCCCGCAGAGTTGGGTGTCAGGCTTGGACGTGGAGCCCCACACACCGAGGTGGACCTGCATATCTTCCCCACCCCGGACGGAGTCTGTCCTAGTAAGAGGACCGTGGACGAGATCACAAGAGACCTCCCCCCAGTCAAGCCAACCCTCATGGAGTTTTTCAAAGCACCCAGAGACCTGGGTCGCTCCATGTCTCAAGAGGCCCAGAGagggtga
- the rprml gene encoding reprimo-like protein — MNFSLFDVTQGALFNGSQTLAGTLATYSGNGTDNVVTGDGGGSLVLVQDERKLFVMRVVQIAVLCVLSLTVVFGIFFLGCNLMIKSESMINFLVKDRRPSKDVETVMIGLR, encoded by the coding sequence ATGAACTTCTCCTTGTTCGACGTGACCCAGGGCGCGCTGTTTAACGGCAGTCAGACCCTCGCCGGGACTTTGGCGACATATTCCGGCAATGGAACCGACAACGTGGTGACCGGCGACGGCGGAGGGTCCCTGGTGCTGGTGCAAGACGAGCGCAAACTCTTCGTCATGCGTGTGGTGCAAATCGCGGTGCTCTGCGTGTTGTCGCTTACCGTCGTGTTCGGCATATTTTTCCTCGGGTGCAACCTGATGATCAAATCGGAGAGCATGATTAACTTCCTGGTAAAGGACCGGAGACCCTCTAAAGACGTGGAGACGGTCATGATCGGGCTCAGGTAG